Sequence from the Panicum virgatum strain AP13 chromosome 5N, P.virgatum_v5, whole genome shotgun sequence genome:
catcaccacgcttaaactgcttgatcatcatgacCAACTACGGCTCACtactagaaacccaactaagaatcgccctaagatatgtgttctcattctccaaattggctttctctaccgcaagatcatccaaatcagaaatcagacaagggcaaacatgacaatcaataggtgggctagactccccgaccttagtcttccccaaagacttaatcaaggcattcttctcatctagctccgatctaagcgtgggacaaagcttacaagcaccaagcagaacaggcctagacctaagctcctctagctcaCACACAACTGTAGCAAtcttagactgcaaagaagctagatcagacttaaagatggagcactcatcacattcaagcacatcactaacgatAGGAGCGTCCTTGGCTGGTTCAAGCTCATggttggccttggctagctcgtgagacacgtcagcaagcaaagtcttggcaacatccaagttcgcaacgttctcgtcatgcttggcacggagagcgaCAAGATCATtaatgtgagatatgcagccagcgcactcatccttaCCAGATATttctctagcacaagccagctcagccctaagctttttacgctctctagctgctttcttaagcagccttttctgattgtcgagagcggcgtagaactccctaacctcagtatcaagcaggtcgatagtggagtttacctctgaatcactctcggattcaggagaagagtcgtcgtgcgtcagtgtagcatgtccacctggagacgcacgagcaccattggcctcgccagccatggtgcagaaactcttgcgccgaccggccgccaagtaaaggccgatgaagccggtggcttccttgtcccgcttcttcttcttcttgtcatcgtcgtcagaggtcggtgaagaagagtggtcggtgtcggagctcttgtcgaggtcgctgagctacgCTAAGAAAGCCTTCTctcgcttcttggccttgtactggaagcgcttcttgatcgactccttgtcgaaacgccctcccttgtcccggtcacgactgtggtacttgtggcgccgacgctcttTGTTGGAGTCTCCCttgtcgcggtcgcggtggcggtagtagtcgatgttgttgttctggccatcgccagacttcttggggcagtcggcgacAAAGTGGTTTGGATcaccgcagtggtagcacccggggttcttcctcctctgcctaTTATGGTAGACACGCTAgaacttgttgatgaggaggcacaattcgtcgtcgcccagcgtctccaactgctcatctgtaacagaaggcaaagaggcaagagaaaaaccaagagcagagttagcgttagagctcgatccaccagggccagtcacaagagcgatgctcttggaaggatgGGAACCATTGaacttggctcgtgtctggttatccacctcagtggccttgagcttgctgaagagctcattcacggtcagagtctcatagcctgcagactcgatgatcgtgttcaccttgagatcccacacagagcggtcaagtgcgtagagcaacttgagagccttctcatgctctgtgtagtcaagggcatcagcagatctgttcacACTGACTTTGCTCACAATctattgaaaccgactgaacatgtcaccaatgctctcacccgccccctgtgtgaagttctcatattcacgccggtgagtctcaaaAAGCCTAGCCTTAACCTGAGGTGTGctctcgtggtagttctcaaggcacgtccaaaccttgtgggcttcctgaaaaccctggacgcgtgagaactccgcacgagaaacgccagtaGACAATGCATTGATAGTCTtagcgttagcctcgtgctcggtcacttgaagaggagtggtccgaacggcaagcacctcgtaagcctggttcttggttatatcccaaacctcggctcccatgctttgcaagaaggctcGCTTGTgaaccttccaataagcatagtcctcgccggaaaacacagggatcttaccaagacttgcCATGGTCGTCAAGtagttttcgaaccggttagggtaatgaaaaccttaaccaagctctgataccaattgagggaccaaaaaggcgaccagaggggggggtgaatgggagctgaTTAAAAATTATCGCAATCGGAAGCTCGGCTTAAGATCCAAAGTATGCACCCAACCCTAACATCCTAGGTGAAGTAtggagtagctatggaggaGCTACACCAGCACACGacagccctagagacaagcgAGAACAATCGCGGAAGCAAGCACAAAAAATAGCACAAGAAACAGCTCGGTACAactcaccggttaatccgacgtgcAAAGGTATGaacacgtcggttcaaccggtgagaaagagccggcagcagagaaAAGCGAGCACTGGTTGATCCAACGTATGGGTTggaacagcgtcggttcaatcggtgttataacaccggatgatccggcaaaaTCAAAACCAACGTCGGTGCTGTTGTCCAGAGGGACTCAAAAATGCATGATtaacaccggttcaaccgatgaagaCAAAACCctagcgtcggtgcaattgtccagagagATTGCAAAATGAAACGCactgagcaccggttgaaccgaagTTAAGAAACTTCTATACGCCGGTGCAACGctcaaaacagcacactaaaggTCAGTGAAAAGATATCACCAGTTGATCCGATGCACGTGGGACTAATACACCGGCGCAACCAATCGAAAACCCCAAAAAACCTAATGCGTGAAAAACCTAATCactggttgatccgacgcacctTATcgcaagcgtcggtttaaccggtgataggtaAAAACTCAGCCCGACGCAGAACCTCTGTTTTTGCTCTCGGTTCGATCCGAGACTTGACGATCGGAGGATCAAAACAAGTtcaaatctcaccaaaaattgcaggcacgatcacaaagaccttgtgaacatacctaccaaaggaatcgacgaatcactccatggtttgggaggaatcgagaaattcccgagcaagaacggggttttctcaagaacgcaaAAACTTCGATTTGAAGGGACTCATGATTCCGGgggttttagcactaggctagatggattagaatcacTTCAAAGAGTCAGACAATCATCACAAACTCGTGCACAGAGAACCAacaaaacgaaatcgaaatttaTCGCAAAGAAAGCACGAGATGTATGAAATTGAAACGAAGTCAAaaccccagagggcacaaggagggaagggcttCCTTTCCCATTCTATCTCAGTACAAAATCTCAAAAATCCATAGCTAAAATCCTACcctagagaagagagggaggaagaacaggaagagggggaggaggcgcACGGGAGAGGGAACCAGAGCTGGGCGCCAcgtagggagagagagagggtgacgGAATATTTATGCCCACTAACTCTAGgacaaaagactaaactacccctagacttaATTAGACACTAGAAaacccgtaggggcaaaaccggaaaaagatacaaggactcatccgacggccaaggttctttctttgagtcgaagtcttctccgcgatgctgcCGTGGGGATGAACATCCGGTCCGCGGCTTTGGATGGTCCGCGAAACccaggtaggtggccggttttgagaaaaccgccaaaactccatgcgcgggaagattcccgcctccacgctgtGGCCCTGGActtcgttcccgcctcggccttctgacggccctagactccgcccgacgcccgtcacctcctcacccGCAACGAGgtcctagacgccgtcgacgcccgttgctccgccagtcccgagaccgacgcccgtgcctccacgacttggcgtcttcaaccgccgtctgacagcttggttttgtggcgcaaaccaagaaacccgccttccgtcggcgcttgcgccctcgatccaggagtggacgccacagctgctgcccttcaccgctgtccaccgcacggtccatcggccacagcacctccacagcagctctccgtcgacactcgacgcccgtgtacctgcaaccaaagaccaagcacacgatcacaccgcacggttgacaattcactcatcacagctaggagtgagtactgctcattcctcaGAATATGATCACGTGAGACCAGTTTTGAATATAGCAATTATGTTTTACATAATCTATTGGATTATCCCATGAAATTaggtggttttctatttttacaaaGTGGATATAATCTTCAAATTTACCTAACATAATACAAAAGCTCTTGGAAATGTTCTAAGAAGCAACTCTAACTCTAACCTGGCATTCAAAGAGGACCTAGGTTGCGTTGGGACAACGCTGACCGCCCGGTCATATTTTACGCGATCAAGAGGCCAACCCAGGAATGGCACGGGGACGGGGCTGAAGCCACTCCAGTAGGCAGCGAAAGAAAAAGGGTTAATTAGATCTATACCATTACAATTATCCGAGTTCTTTGATCTGCCATTACTATTCATCATATTGGAaccatgccattacaattctacAACTCTCCGAAACATGCCCCTACATACCCCTTCGCTGTGTTTCTTACATTTTATGGACCAAAATGCCCCtagctttcttcttcctcacaccccctctctccctctctctctctcaatggCCAGACCCGTCGCGGAAGTCGATATCCGCGGAGCTCGACAGGTGGCGCGCGGCGTTCTTCGGCGAGGAGCCCACCCACGGAGGCCAGTGGCAGGTCTCGCCGGTCGCAGCGGGGCGGAttagcggcgcgcgcgcgggcgtgcagccgcagccggcgaacgcccgcgcgggcggcgggcgagcggTCGTGGCCGGGGCGTGCGCGCGTGGACGgccagcgcgcgcgcgggcggcgagcagcggggggcggcggaggtCAACCACCATGGTGCTGCGgcgtgcggccgcggccggtgagcgcgcgcgggcggcgggcgagcggccGCCCCGTGGGCGTGCTCACGCGCGGGCGGATAGcagcgggggcggcggaggtcgacctccatggtgctcctcctccttccccctccCTTTCATGCGCGCGTCTGCCGAGGCCGTCGAAGCGGACGCTCCCCTTGGGCGGGGTCACGGTGCCGCcatccgccgcggcggccgtctTCTCACGTttcgtcctcgccgtcgccgtggacgCCTCCGTCCCGGTCGCTGCCACGGCTGCCGTCGTGTCAGGAGGGCGCCCTCCTCGACGCGGACCAGAACGGGACCCTCGACGAGAAGGTCCGTGTGATGAACGACGGCCACCGGTCCGACCGCCCGAGCCGCGCGCTccgggcgccggcgctggcACGGCCTCCGGCGGGCCCCATGCGGCGCAGGCTCTCCTCACCTGCGGCAAGCTCCTGACCGGGGTCCACGTTGCACCGGCAGACGGGGCAGGTGACTTGGCTGGCGAGCCACTCCTCGTCGgggagctcgccgcggccgatGCAGACCGCGCACTCGAACTCGCTGAGGCAGACCGGGGGAGCAGCCGGAGCTCCTCGTCGCCCTCGAACTCGCTGAGGCAGACCGCGCACTCGAGCGCGGCGTCCTTGCCCCCGACCCGGAGCTCCTTGGCCTCCGCGTACCTTATCGTCGGGAACGACGCGAGCACGGCGGGTCGAGCCTGCGTTGCTGCTGGTCCCAGTCCCGCTGCTCCTGCCACGACAGCGCGAGCAACAGAGGCGCTCGCGGGGGAGAAGAAGGCCGCATCCGCGTCCGcatcgtcggcgccgccgcctgccgcggcggcgtccggcagtgtagagagaggaaagaggaggggatgagaggaagaagaaggctggGGGTATTTTGGTCTATAAATTTTGATAAATACGTTGAAGGGGTATGTAATGGCATGTTTCGGAGAATTTTGAAAGTGTAATGGCACGGTTTCAATATGATAAATAGTAATGACAGATAACTCGGATAATTGTAATGGTATAGATCTAATTAATCCAAAGAAAAAACCCGAAGGAGGAGCAGGCGCGAGGAGAGTGAGGCTGAGAGTTGGAGGCGAgctaggccgccgccgccgcttcgatCGACTCGGATCGactcgccgccaccgctcgcGTTCGGTGAGGTCTCCTTTCCACTCCGGCCTATCGACGATACGTGCGTTTGGAATCCATCGGCATTTTGGGATTCTCGGGGTTTCGTGGCCGAGGCAACTGCAGACCAGTGCGTTTTCCTCTTGATTCATTGCCTGACGCGGGATTCAGTGCATGGGGGGTCTTTGGTTCTCGCGTTGTTTGCATTTCGGCGACTGCTATGCTTCGTTGGGGGCTTTGTGTGGGTTTTCTTCCAAAATCCGGTTCAGAAATCCTGGCCCCCCATCTCATCGTTAATGCCCGCCCGGGCGATCGCTGTTTTTGGTTCTAGCTTGCGTTGCTGCGATTGCTACCTTCATTGAGGGGGGTTGTAGATTTAATTCCAAATCGTGGACGGAATTCCGGATTCCCCATTTGATCGTCGATGCCCGTCTGGATGGTGTCGACGCATTTTGGGGTGCCTGTTCTAGTTCCGCTATGATTTGGGGAATTGTTTGTCACTTAGGGTTGCCTGGATTACACGTATTTTGCTATATGAGTTTctctttatatttttatatatatttttttttgctgctGATGTCTTCGTGCTACTCTACTAGTCCTTGATAATCAAGTGGGGGCGGATTTGGTGTTTCGGCTATATTGTTCAGAAACCATAACTACTCCTCTGTATGTTTCCATGCAATATCACGTAGCAAATATTTTGGTTCTCTAAATCAGGTGCAGGTTGCAGATTTGTAGTCCAAATTGTAATCCATTTTATTTCATAGGAATTATATGTTATCCAGCAATTTCCCGCTGAGTGGATTTCTGATTTCTTAATGCACAACTATTCTCAATTGTGAAGAGGGGTCATgcctgtgttttttttttcccgcAGAAGTATTTTAGTTTTTGGTTAGCATGACAAGTTGTTTTGGTTTCACCTCTACTAGCAATTTCTTGTACAACTGACTATGAACTTAATGGATTAACATTAGTGATTGACTTCTGATTCATCTAATAGGATGTGATCTTGCTTTCTGCAGCTATGATGGGCTCTTCTTCATCTTGGTCTGCCCAAACCTTTGGGTCCTCTTCATCTTGTGTTGGCGCAGGCTTTGGGCAAACCGTGGGCTCCGTCTCCTCCACTCCATGGGGCAAGTAGCCTTTCTTTCGACTAGATTTTTAATGCCGTCATTCCATTatgctattttttatttaattctgcTAAAGTAGGCCTGCAGGATTCTTACTTCTTATCTTTGCCACTTCCAAAACAATATGCAGAATGCAAGAAATCCACAAACATTCCTGCTCTTGTATTCTGTCTGTGCATGggcatttatttatttttatttagtgGGTGTTAAGTCTTAAATCATTGCTATTCCTGTTCTGCTCATCAATAAGTTGGATGAACAAGTGAAAGATTTAAGTGATTCAATTGTTTTAACAGCTTCACAAGTCTTTTGTACCTTTTGTCCATTTCACTATATTGCTGTTATGTGTTTTTATAAATGTACCATTTTCTTGGGTCAATATGCTAATCTATTAATTAACAAAATCTTGTGGGGACTAGATCCTGAAGATACTAACTCTAGATCTATGGGATGATAATTTATGATCTTTACATTGAACTCCCTACATACTAATCATTGTTAGAACTAATATATTCACACAACTCTCATCTATTAGACATTATCCTCTCTAGTGCGACTAGGGATTTGCGACAGCTTAGTGATTGGCATGACACACAAGGAGCACGCGATTAATTCCAGAGACACCATACCACTGGTTTGTTTTAGGAGCAATTGCACTGATGGGTGAAAATCAATGTTGCAAATAGTCCGCTATAGCTGCGGTATAGCCCCGCTATAGCTTCTAGAGACATGCTCCGCAATGCGATATTGCAAATATTACTGCTAATGCTGCTAACTCCTCTATAGCTAGAAATAGCGTCGCTAAATTCAATAGCACAGTGCTGCTAACTCCGCTATATATATTATAAATCACATATACACATGTGATTTATGACTGTAAATTAGAAGTTGTGACTTAATTTTATATTTGATTGTATCCGCACTCGTGTTCGCACATATACTTATGAAATATATGTTGAAATTTATGATATTACTAATGTTTGAGTCTAAATTTTGATGGTTTTTTGGATACCACTAAAGGCTGTAGCTGCCGCTATAGCTTCTATAGCTTTTCTAGAAACACTCCGCTAAATTTTATAGCCCATGATTTGCGACATTGGTGAAAATTATAGTATACTACTTTCATGCAGGAGgctgtagaaaaatcataaaggGTATTTGGTGTTTAGAGAGCATCTATAAAATTATTGTATTAAATCCTCTGAGTCAGTGTCAAATACATGAGTTGACGCATTGGTGATATTAAACAGTCCACTTAGAAACTTTATTGATGGATTAGTTCAATTTCAAAGAATGGTGTCCTATTTGCACACACACAAGACAAGTTTGGTGACCTCCAACAGAACTTACTCAAATATATCTACTGACTCTAATGGGTTCTAGTACTCCCTGTGCTCACATTAGAGTCATCTTTTCCCATTGACTTTTATGTCTTATCAGTGCCCTTTGGATTATTTTTTTCCTGGATGGGAACTACTGCCGTATCTCCACTTCAACCGCAAGCGAACTCCTTTCAAGGAACTAGAACTATTGCGAATCTGCGGATAGGAGTATAGGACCCATACCTTGTCTGCTTTGCCCTTAGCCGTGCTCATCTCGGAACATGCCAACACAAGCATGCCTTGCCAATACAACCATTGAATAGATTTCACCTGTACCCCTGACATCATCTATTGTGACAAATATTGGTACAATACATATGAAAGTAAAATACTAAATATGATTGTTAATTCTTTGAAAAATACTAAATATGATTAGAGGTCTGGTTCAAAGTCTTGCAGCAATTCAATCTTCAGATCTTAGCTACACAGACCAATCCTTCATTCTTTGATTGGTGGGCAGCTGCAAGTTCTAGAGTGGAGGGCCAGGTCCAAAGAGGCTTAAATTCCATCATCATCTTGGCAGCTTAGTCTATTTGGAAACACCACAATGGATGTGTCTTCGACGGTGTTATGCCCAATGTTTCTTATGTGGTTTCGGCCATAATAGAGGAGCTGTAGCAGTGGTCTTCTGCCGGGGCTCGAGGAGTGTCACACCTCCTCGCCCAGGACCTTCGGGCGGTTTAGGTGTTCTTTTTGGTCAGGTCCCACCCTTATATCTATCTGTAATAGTCTGCAGGAGTCCATTGTAAGAGCATGATACAGGCCCCTAACTGTATCACTTGGGGTTTCTACCCCtcccttttcttcttaatatattgatgcgcagttctcctgcgcgttcgagaaaaaaaaactaaatgtGATGAAAATACCTAATGAAAAGACTACCCATATCATCAGCATGTAACTGACTGGGATTTTTCAGTACTCAGTATATAACTGACTATATCAGATAGGTTGGTAGTATCTGACAGTGACATTCTGTCATGCAGAGGAAGCATCCACCCATGCACttttttattattctttgaAATATTAGGTATTGCCCTTTTTTCTAGGATAATAGCTAGCGGAATATATATGTTTTCTCTTACCATTTTTAGTTTCTTAGAATCAGTGCTAAACATCTGATATTGATGATTCTGATTTCATATTGCGTGTTGCAGCTACCTTCCCTTGGCCTTCTCCAACCTTTATGGTGTCACATACACCTCCTTCAGGGTCCCCATGCTGTAATTTTATGGGTAAGTTTTATGGCTACTATTTGCTGTGGGATGCTTAGTTATAAAGCTGCTGTGGAAAAGTAGTTATGGCAAACCTAATCATATCTTTGGCGAATCAAATTGAAGTTAGTTATTGCTATGAGTGTTCATCTgacatttttatttgttctgTTTGTATTTGTTATGCTGTAATACCACTTTCTGCAGTTTGGTTTGATATGgacaaaaaaaagagtaaaatatACAAAAAGTGTATCTACCAACAAGACCATTGTAATTTGTCTGAGTGCCATATTGAGCTTTATCTGTTTCTAGTCTGCAAGACTCCAAGTACTTTCTGGTTTTCATTAGTTGTTATGTTACTGGATACAATAAGGAATCACTTAAGAGTTTCAGCTGCTAACATTAAATATTTACAGATAGTAATGGAAGCAGTTGGTTGAAATAAGTCAATGACCCATTGACCCTCACTTTGCAAAGTACTTACAAGCAGTCATGTCTACACCTACGTTCCACCTCTGTGACTGTCTAATTCAATGGTTCACAAGTTGGCAAATGTTTCTTTTCTGTTTGCAACTGCAACTCCCATTTTGGTTGTAATTGTTTGCTCATCTGATTGACTTCCTTTTCAGATTTCATCATCTTATGTATGTGTTCTTCTTTTCCTATCCTAATTTTGTAGGGGTATCTGAACAGGGCAGCAGGGTATGTGCTTATGCGCCAACCGCTGTTGATGGTCCTTCTAATTTTTATCAGATTCAATCGATTTCGGCAATGCTGGTAAACTGCAACAAGTCTCATGAAGAGCTTCGACACGAAGATTATGAGAGAGGGGACAGAGGTAAGTATCTGAAACAATCTCTGAACTTCAAACTTGTTCTGAAACTTTTGATCTATTAAATATGGAATATTATCTTTTTAAAGAAAGAAAGGTTACTCTTGAAAATTTAACTGTACCAAATTTATAAGGGGAATTATTTTTGTTCTTAAAAACAATATAAAATCATAGACATGAGAGTAACAGCTAGTAAAGAAGTCATGGATGTATCAAGTTGTCCAGTTGGATCCTTATTTCTCTACAAGTCTGGGTTTTCCTACACTGATATTTCACATGATCCCAATTCTGAATGGTCCTTTTATTCTTAATCTCCCATTGCTTATGTAGCTATTCCAATTTTCATCAGAAGCACCTTCTTATAAGCTACAAAGATGATTAGTGTGGCCTCCAGGTTTTATTTTGCATTGCAGTGTACCTTTTAAATATCCTGTAACTTAATCTGAACTCTGAAGCATATATGCAACTTATTAGCATCAACAATTTACTGTTAAGCTTATTTTGTGTCTGAATAGCGGTTACACCTCAACAATTTGAGTGAGAATAATATTCACATTTACGTTGATCTGTTAATATTGTATTCCTGAATTGtgtgtttctctttttttactttcttttttAATCCTAATAAGCTACTTTTGCATGCTTTAGGAGGTGACAGTCTGCAGAAAAGCATTAATCCAACTCCTATATTTCCTGTGTTCTCATCACCATCATTTGGTTTATCCTGTTCAAGTACACCAGCATTTCACTTTGAGGCCCACGACTCATCTCATTGCTCCATTTCAGGTACTGTTTCACCATCATTTGCACGTGCACGTCCATTTCCAGAGTCCACTGAGCACCCCCCTGCAGAATTACTGCCCTCAACACGAGGCTCCACCTTCAGTTCCCACCCATTCTGCgccgttcgagaaaaaaaaagttccaaCCCATTCTGGCTCCCATCTGCTCAGTCATCATTTTCATCTGGAGATTTGCAATCCTTAACACAAGGTCATAGTTCTTACACTCCTGGACTGCCATTTTATCATTACCTGCCCTCAAAGCTAGCATCCATGGGAATAACACCACCTCTATCACACACTGAGTTTCTAAAGAATCCCTCCACCTATTGTCCTAGCTCATACCAGTCACCTTTTACTGCACAAGTAGGAGGTGCACATTCAGCTTCAGCATCAACACAATCTATGGTAAGTCTTCCTATAAAGATTATTCACTTGCGGAAATGGACATTTGCTTATGTGATTTATAACTATTTCTCTTTATGTTGGTTTGTTGTTAGCAGACCACTGCAACATTACCGTGCCCCCATTTTGCAACCTCCACGTCTGTACCTACTATGTGTCGGGACAATATATTCAGCAACTCAGCAGGTGCATTAAATACAGATTTAGCAGAAGCAACTTCTACTGTAAGTATCACTAAAAAGTTTGATAAATCATCTGTTATGCTGTCATAGGTAACAAGGTTTCATATTTGCGTTTCTTTATTAATAGCAGCAGGGTACATTCGGTCAAAACTTCCCCACAACATATACTCAGCCTGGAAAAACTCCATTGATTGGTTCTTCAATTGCCCATTCAAAACCAGCTCTATCTTCAGATGCTCATTGTACTAGCGTAAGTATCCTGCTATCCCTGAATGACACTCTTTTTCCTGAGGTGCTGCTTTCATTACTCATCGATAATTCTGTTTGCAGGTCAATCTTGATTATCCCAATAATACTTTAGAGTTGCATCTTCCGGTCAATGTCAGATTATTACGCATTCATTTTTCGTCAAGCAATGATGGCGCTGGAATTTCACAGGCAGGATACTATATCTGCATAGTCCAGAATGATGTTGTGTGGTAATATGAAACCATTTCTGTGCTGACATGCATGCTGTTATCCTTCTTGGCAGGTTCATTCTGGTCATGTTGCTAAATCTACAGAAGCACCTATTTCTCTATCTATCTATCCTGGGGAGAATCATGAGCTGATTATCCAATCGGTTGCGAGACCTGCTAAGGATCAAATGGGCAAACAGTCTAGTTCAACGGGTGGATCTGGTAATGTTTGAATTTCTTGCCATCTAGTACTAATCTGAGATTCTGACTTATATACTTACTTGATTAGATGGCCTCATTCAAAATATTACTCAGGATGCAGTTTTTGGTTAAACGAGTGGGGTTTTCAGGGGGGAGAAGTGGTATTTCTTATCTATAGATAATCATTTTTGATAAGTGGTGCAAATATACTCCCAAGTTTGGTTTCAGGATCCAAATGAAATAATTTTGCTTCCGCTTCTTGTGTTTCCCTTGTACtgttatactccctccattctcttttgatagtcctatttcCAAAACTCAAATATTCTCAAATGATAGTCCTACTTGCTATTGTTAAGGACtatggcaataaatagcaccaATAACAAGGAGTTTCTAGCAAAGACATTGGGGGACTAGCAAAAAGTCTTGTGTTACATTAATTAGATGATAAGCAAAGTTGCTTTTCCTTGGTTATTGTGTCAAGGTGAAATAGGACTATCAATAGAGAATGTAGGGAGTACCTTGTAGCAAGGTTACGTTTCATTTTCTTTATAGTTAGCTAATTAGGAATGCAAGTATGTTAATGAAGTGTGCTTCTTGATGTTTTCCAACTTATAtttctgaaaataaaaaatgtcgGAGGAAATACATTGTCATTTACGTAGAGAAAAATATGGTGGTACACTGGTACTATTGAGAATGTTTATTCAAATAATCGTGAGTTGAATAaccatttttatttgtttaagCAATTATGGACAAGCATTATGAGAAGTGATGGATCACGATCG
This genomic interval carries:
- the LOC120673339 gene encoding nuclear pore complex protein NUP98B-like, yielding MMGSSSSWSAQTFGSSSSCVGAGFGQTVGSVSSTPWATFPWPSPTFMVSHTPPSGSPCCNFMGVSEQGSRVCAYAPTAVDGPSNFYQIQSISAMLVNCNKSHEELRHEDYERGDRGGDSLQKSINPTPIFPVFSSPSFGLSCSSTPAFHFEAHDSSHCSISGTVSPSFARARPFPESTEHPPAELLPSTRGSTFSSHPFCAVREKKSSNPFWLPSAQSSFSSGDLQSLTQGHSSYTPGLPFYHYLPSKLASMGITPPLSHTEFLKNPSTYCPSSYQSPFTAQVGGAHSASASTQSMTTATLPCPHFATSTSVPTMCRDNIFSNSAGALNTDLAEATSTQQGTFGQNFPTTYTQPGKTPLIGSSIAHSKPALSSDAHCTSVNLDYPNNTLELHLPVNVRLLRIHFSSSNDGAGISQVHSGHVAKSTEAPISLSIYPGENHELIIQSVARPAKDQMGKQSSSTGGSDPSKVHNSIGRPPSKSAGNQEGSNGDAHSIQKSLAAPERQVITRSVLPRLYNADYYTVPSIVELAVNESEEPGYCSRVPHFTVGRHGYGSVRFDGETDVRKLDIASIVEFNNREILVYRDESNTPPVGQGLNKPAEVTLLNVKCIDQKTGLQFTGGPTVDRYKETLVQWTKEHDAEFVSFDPMKGEWKFKVKNFSQ